The sequence GAGCCCAGTACCTATAGTCTGAAAAAGTGGGGAGTGAGCAAAAATCAGGTTCTGGTGGCGGTACGGTATGTGTATAGACAACTTAAATACAACTACGATATTTACATCAAAAAGCCGTAATTTTTTAAACCGTCAAACAAAAACACCGAGCCTGAATGTGCTCGGTGTTTTTGTTTGACGGTTAATGAGTTCGTAGCACTAGTTTACTTTCAGTACTTTACGCATTACACGCTCGCCATCCTGCTTGATTTCCAGTATGTAAGTGCCGGTTGGAAGCTGCGACATGTCGATTTTTGATGAGAATTGATCGCCGGTTTTCTGAACCTTTACCTGCCGATGAATTCTGCCCGTGCCAGCATCAAACAGATTGATTTTAAGGGGCGTATTACTCGAACGCTCGGCCTGAATCGTGACGAAATCGGCAGTAGGGTTTGGATAAATACGCACAACATCCTCCAGGCTTTTTTCTTCAGCAGTCATCTTAGCGGCTACACGTGCATTGGGTGCAGCAGTACCCGCCACAACAAACATGGGTGTCTCGGTTACAGTAAGTTGCAGTTTACCTTGGCTGGTATTGACCACTTCCATATCCATATTTTCGCTTCCTGCTTTGGGTCGGTAAACCTGCGCCTGGGCCGCACTACCTAGGTCCAGGGTATACGAAGCCGTTCGGCCAACTTCGTCGGGCACAACCAACATATAGGCTGACTTACCATTGAATTCGTACCGGTCAACAATCGGGTTCTGATTGAGGGTTTCTTTGTAGGAATACTCTCCAAAGAGTTTACCGGTCTGATACAGGTAATCAGCGGCAGGCCGACGGGTTGTATTGTCGCCGTTAGCCAGCCCTGAGGTGCCGAACATTCCTCCCGAATTGTTATCGTCATAGAGCTGATAGAAGAACACTTTATCGATACCCTGACGAGCATAAAACAACGACGTCCGCAGAATCCAGTCGCCCTGGGTCTCCAGGGCCGACTTATTGCCGATTGGAATAGCACGCAGGGGACTGCCCTGGTTTACATCATACCCCGCTTCCGTAATCCAGACGGGCATGTCATATGACTGCTGATGGGCTGTTTTACGGAAATCCTCGGCAATGCGGTTGATAGGCGTCACTTCGGGAGCGGCTCCGCGCGTTGAGGTTCCACTCTGCGACGAGGAGGTATTGTCGGAATACATGTGGTAATTGATAATATCCCAGCACAGATTCACGGTGCCATCGGGTTTGTAGCCCCGATATTGCTTACACCAGTCGATCATCCCTTTGATATAATCGGAACCACTGGAAGCCGACGCCAACCCGCCAATGACCACTTTCACGCTTGGGTCGGCATTTTTAACGCCAACACCGGCACCCATCGTGTTCTTGTGACCGTCGTAAAACGCCGACAGATTGGCTGCATATTCGCGGGCTGTCTGGTATGCTTTTCTGCCTTTCCACCACTTATCGCGCTCGTTATCACATTCGATGTACTTGATCAGCCCCAGACCAATCTTGATCGAATTAGGTGTATCGCCCGTCCAGCGTGGCGTTGAGTTTACACTGAGTAAGGCCGGATTGATGTTCGGATTACTGCCGTAGCGGGCCATGTACTGAAAGCCTGCCTTCGCCTGTTCCAGATAGGAGTTCGGGTCCAGGAAATCTTTTCCGTAGCGTAAGGGAACATTTTCGCCGTCGCGCTGGTCGTCCGGATATGTATTGACCATCCATTCAGGAATTGTCTTCAGGCAGGCCAGTACTTCAATTCCTTCGGCCTTGCAGCGTTCATAAATCGCATCGTAATTCCAGCCGCCACTAATGGTCGGATTGTAGGAATAGCTGCCTTCGTTCCCTTCCAGTTTATTCCAGTCCATATAATGCCGGACACCGGAAAAACTTTTCACGACGTTCATTTTCGATTCATTGATCTGCCAGGGTGTATTGCCATCTTCAAAGTTCCATTCGTAGGCATTTACCCCGAACATATCCTTTAGTTTCACCGACTTGGCGGGCGCTGGCGTTGGCGGTTGACTGGTTGGTGTGTAGGAACCATATAATTCAATTTCCGTCGGGTAAACACTCCAGGAATTGATAACCAGATAACGGGCATTACTAATAGGCTGATCCAACTTGAATTTAGCATTTCCAGACGTCGTTCGGTTTGGGTAAGGTCCCACCCAGGTTGCGTATTCCTGACCCGTAAAGGTTGCAATCGGAATCCGTTGCCACTGATCGGTAATGACCGACAATGTCATCGGATTATCGGTATAGATCCCCGTAAAATCGTAAAACCGAATACTCTCCAGCGTCATCGATTCGCCATCCAGTAAGGGATAATAGGCATCGTAATTAGGCAATACTTTACCATAGCCCGTTTCGACGTTTACATCCGTAATGCCATCGAACAGGCCATCCAGGCCATTACTTACGTTATTGAGCTGATACCAACGTTTGGGGTCGATCGGAATTTTGGCGCTAAGCGGAGTGTTCGATGTGGCCTGAACAACCTGCGTCCGGGTAACATCCGAAGCAGCCAGAAACGAGGAAGAACCCGCCTGCGATGCCGTAATGGTTGCCGTTCCAGCCGATACTATTGTCGCTTTCCATGAACCTGATCCATTAGAAACGGTAACGACAGCCTGATTCGATGAGCTAAACGTAATCGGCGTTTCCGTGTTCGTACTGGTTGCCGACAGACTGAACTCGCCATCGTCGGTAGTCTTGGCGGGGAGATCGGCAAACGTGATCACTGCCGGAGTCATGACTGTGCCGCCCTGACTAACATCGAACCAGTTCATGTTGAAAGCACCGCGTACGGCATACAAGCGCAAGACCTGGCTGCCAGCCGGTAAGGTAGCCGTGGTGCTGACCGTCGTCCAGGTTTGCCAGCCATACGTCCGAGGCACATCCACACTGCCCAACACCGAACCACTCTCCGAACGAATCTCGATATGGCCGTTTCCATAACTGTTGGCCACCCGAAACTGAAAGGTGTGCAGGCCCGCCGAAGCCACATTGACATTGTAGTCCATCCAGTCCCCATCATCGATATAACCCACATCCGACCCACCCCCACTGTCCTCGGTCTGCTCAGGGCGAACATCGGTGGCTACATCGAAGGTCTCAGCCTCGATGCGGGCGGGTAGGGATCGGCTGGCAGCAGCCTCGAACCAGTTGAGGTTCCAACTGCCCTTGATGATCTGAATCCGCAGGGTCTGATTGCCGGCGGGCAGGTGAGCGGTAGCGCCAATGGACTGCCAGTTCTGGGCACCCCCGGTTCGGGGCACATCGACGGTCGTCAGCAGGGTACCGTCGGCGAGTTTGAGCTGGAATTTGGCGCCATCGCTATAGCCATTGGCGACCCGAAAGCGGAAAGTGTAGACCGCTTCGGTGGGCACATTGACCGAATAGTCCATCCAGCCATCATCGGTGATCAGGCTCAGATTCTGGCCCCCGTTCTCATCCGATGTCGTTTCCAGCTGGGCCCCCTGCATGGCCTTAAAATCTTCTACTTCAATGTGGCCGGGTAAGTTGGCAATACCACCCCTGGAAACATCGAACCAGTTCAGATTGAAGGTGCCCCGTACGGCATATAAGCGCAAGACCTGGCTGCCAGCCGGTAAGGTAGCCGTGGCGCTGACCGTCGTCCAGGTTTGCCAGCCATACGTCCGAGGCACATCCACACTGCCCAACACCGAACCACTCTCCGAACGAAT comes from Spirosoma aureum and encodes:
- a CDS encoding carbohydrate-binding protein, which encodes MDYNVNVASAGLHTFQFRVANSYGNGHIEIRSESGSVLGSVDVPRTYGWQTWTTVSATATLPAGSQVLRLYAVRGTFNLNWFDVSRGGIANLPGHIEVEDFKAMQGAQLETTSDENGGQNLSLITDDGWMDYSVNVPTEAVYTFRFRVANGYSDGAKFQLKLADGTLLTTVDVPRTGGAQNWQSIGATAHLPAGNQTLRIQIIKGSWNLNWFEAAASRSLPARIEAETFDVATDVRPEQTEDSGGGSDVGYIDDGDWMDYNVNVASAGLHTFQFRVANSYGNGHIEIRSESGSVLGSVDVPRTYGWQTWTTVSTTATLPAGSQVLRLYAVRGAFNMNWFDVSQGGTVMTPAVITFADLPAKTTDDGEFSLSATSTNTETPITFSSSNQAVVTVSNGSGSWKATIVSAGTATITASQAGSSSFLAASDVTRTQVVQATSNTPLSAKIPIDPKRWYQLNNVSNGLDGLFDGITDVNVETGYGKVLPNYDAYYPLLDGESMTLESIRFYDFTGIYTDNPMTLSVITDQWQRIPIATFTGQEYATWVGPYPNRTTSGNAKFKLDQPISNARYLVINSWSVYPTEIELYGSYTPTSQPPTPAPAKSVKLKDMFGVNAYEWNFEDGNTPWQINESKMNVVKSFSGVRHYMDWNKLEGNEGSYSYNPTISGGWNYDAIYERCKAEGIEVLACLKTIPEWMVNTYPDDQRDGENVPLRYGKDFLDPNSYLEQAKAGFQYMARYGSNPNINPALLSVNSTPRWTGDTPNSIKIGLGLIKYIECDNERDKWWKGRKAYQTAREYAANLSAFYDGHKNTMGAGVGVKNADPSVKVVIGGLASASSGSDYIKGMIDWCKQYRGYKPDGTVNLCWDIINYHMYSDNTSSSQSGTSTRGAAPEVTPINRIAEDFRKTAHQQSYDMPVWITEAGYDVNQGSPLRAIPIGNKSALETQGDWILRTSLFYARQGIDKVFFYQLYDDNNSGGMFGTSGLANGDNTTRRPAADYLYQTGKLFGEYSYKETLNQNPIVDRYEFNGKSAYMLVVPDEVGRTASYTLDLGSAAQAQVYRPKAGSENMDMEVVNTSQGKLQLTVTETPMFVVAGTAAPNARVAAKMTAEEKSLEDVVRIYPNPTADFVTIQAERSSNTPLKINLFDAGTGRIHRQVKVQKTGDQFSSKIDMSQLPTGTYILEIKQDGERVMRKVLKVN